GCAGTGCTGAAATAAGACCGACGACCATGGCAAGGCCGAATGGCACCTCGAGACCGTGGGCACCACTGGcagagctggtggtggcagcGGCACTGGtcgaggcagcagctgtcGAGGATCCACTCATGGTTTTAGTCACTGTAGACCCGGTAGCGGTCTCGCTGGCCGAACCAGTCTTTGAAACCGAGCCAGTCTCACTGGCCGAACcgctggcagcagcagatttGGTCACAGTCGACTCGGTAGTGTTCGAGACCACTTTAGTGACTGTCGACCCCGAACTGGCGTCACTGGCGGCAACTGTATCCCTGTTAGAACCTGTCAAccgggtgtgcctccggcggctggggctccgccccagaccctggctgctcctgcttcgcaggagatttccCGGACCGgcgacgcaacgactcgagcgcagcgagaggagcaaccagggtctggggcggagccccagccgccggaggcacacccccgtTCCCCTGTGTGTGTTTACTTACCACTTTTTGTGACGGTCGAAGCGGCAGCACTGCTGTCGGCAGCGGTAGCGAGAGCGACGAGGGTGGCAGCGACGAGTGTGTTTGTAAATTTCATTGTTGGTAGGACCAGATGGGATTGGAAAGTGCGAGAGAGGGGTGATGGTGTGCTTTTATAATAAGCCAGTAGGGGTGTAGACGGTGGATAGCAATAATGAGCTAGTTCCCTTATTTGATGCGACTAGGTTTGGTTTTCATAGCCTGGTCAATAAAGCTTAAAAACATGAAAGTTTCACAATCCAATTACGAGGCAGGCAGCAAGGCTGTCCGAGACACCAGGTCCCGCGACCGGCACCACTGTTTCACAGTGGTTAAGCACATTCTTTTCATTCGCTCCGCCAAATAGAATTTCATCAATTTAGCTTTGTCTCTGTCTCCTTGTCAACCACCGCAACCACACCCGTCGTCCGGCCATATAATAAAGTTTGTCCATGCCACGACAGTGGCCACAAAGTCAAACTTTAGCCTGGGAATGAGCGAAATTACGAACCACCTCACCCACTGGGCTCCGGCTAAACAAAGACTGGAATGCTGTCGCTGGGATCCGCTGCCATGGATTTACCACATACAAAAACGTGAAATCGTAAAAGATGCGTCCGCCAGCGGTACCTGCTgggggggcctgcctccggcggctggggctccgccccagaccctggttgctcctctcgcttcgctcgagtcgttgcgtcgacggtccatttctcctgcgaagcaggagctacggggtctggggcgcagccccagccgccggaggcagtggcCGCCCTGGAAATAGGCCCGGAGACGGGTAGGTGGTTAATTGGCCCCAGAAAGCCTGGGTaggagttggctggatCAGGGGCTGTGTCAGCGGTGGTGAAGTGTGGATTGACCCGGTGAAGAACCAGGGGTTCGGTCATAGAATTTGGCACTTCTTTCATAGTTTTTGTCGTGACAATTgctcttgtttttttgctggAGTGCCATTTTCTCCAAAACCTGTTGAATTGTAAGAGGTGAGACTGGTTGTTTGATACAACTGTTGATTGGTTAGTGTATAGAGTCAGGATTCAGCGGGGAAAGTACAACCCGTATATCTTGCAAGTCAATTGAGCGGTATTCAAGACTGTCTAGAGACATTGATTAGTAAATATCACGATAAAGACTCTACTTACCGTAGATAGATCAGAAGTTCAAATCTGACAGACATGAGCGGGACACGGATTCTCCCCCTGAAACATCACGTGACGCGATAGACTGATAACCATAAAGTGCATGCATCCGATGAGCAGCCGTAGCAATAAAGCGGGTGAAACTGCACCCCTGAACCCTGATCGGGTGACGCCAACCCTAGCCTCCAAACAAAAGATACGACCTGTTTCCAGCCTGAAATATGATCCTCATTCCTCTCCGGTGATAGAAACTGATATTAGCCATGATTCCTATTTTTTTCACGTTTGGTGGTAAGTAACGGCATTGGGTCGAAGGTCAGATGTTCCTCGGGTTCTGGTTTCATCCGCGTGCTCCAGATGTTGTTCCCTGGCACATGAGTGGGCTGTGCAACTTGCAATTGTGAGCTCCAGGGGCTTTGACAGTGGTGAACTGGCTATGGCTTCTGATTCCAcatttgatatttcaaaGAATAAAGTTCATTAGAAAGACTCAGTTCGATTGAACTGTGTTCCGGTTTTTCAACTGACCAGATTCTCCCTGGATTCGTGGAGATATGCCCGTTCTCTTTGGCTCTCATTCAGCTCACTAACAGCATGAACCAGCAAACGACTTTGGCGGTCCCATCAACAAATACATCCAGAACCGGTTCTACTGTCCCCACTGCCACAATGTGGCAGTGATGGCGtacaaagaaagaaagttCTTCACCATCTGTTTCGTCCCCCTGATTCCCATAGCCTGGGGATACAAGCTGCGGTGCACGATATGCCAGTGGTCACAGTCCACGAACGAGGCGGCCATAGAGAACATGAAAAACCAGCATCCTGGCGGTGGCCACTAGCATTACCACTTAATAAATGTATTGACTGTTCGGGTGACGGGACgagctgcctccggcggctggggctgcgccccagaccccgctgctcctctcgctgcgctcgagtcgttgcgtcgacggtcccggccatctcctgcgaagtAGGAGCTCTGCCCCAgcggccggaggcagacagcGGTCCGtgacggtcccagccaactcctgcgaagcaggagccacggggtctggggcagagccgcagccgccggaggcagtccgtGAAGAGGTAGAAGTACAGATTAGTTTATTAAAGAGGTGATACAAAGAGTAGTACAGTCTTAAAAGTGGGTCAGTTCACCCCAGTACCCAGTTCCTCAATCGTGTCAAGTGTGGTGAGTCTATGTTCGGAGTTTCCCAGTGGTCAAGtgtggttggttggtggtACCGTTTCTAGTCGAGACGCATGGCTCAGGATGCCAATGCGATGGTAAGACTTCTATTATCGGCTGGTTGAGGAGTCTGTCAGAATCAGACCTCAGCGAAGCAAGATCGCGAGATACGTCTGTCAGAGAGAAACCTGCAAGCAGCCGATAGTCGAAGTCTTTCCTATTGAGTGTCTGCCAAGGAGGTGCCAGCACAATAGGAGTACCATAAAGTGAAACGGTAGAGTCGAAGTGGTGGAGTGGCAGCCGCTGGGCGCCTGGTCCAGATGATTcgaatgaagatgaccaACCAACCATAATTGAGTGAAGTGGGGGAACATAATTGGGAGAATCCGGATAATAGTACCCTGGTTTAGGAGTGATGACGTGAGGAAGATTCAGGAACAAGGGGTTAAAGGAGTGACCGttgattgaagaagaaatcgaagTTCATCATTGTAGGTAAAGTATTGTCTTCTGGAGTTATTGCCAAgcattcttcttctctctctctttccaGTTGGGGTGGTGTCGTATCTCAACCAGTCGTAAACTTTGATAGTAAGTTCACCGTCGTATTCAGCAACACCAATTCGATAGTTGACCGATTGGATTTCAGAAAGAAACTTCAGATCTTCAGTGACTCGGTGATAGAGTCTGTTTTGAGTGGATTTGTTGTCAGTAGTGGGGATGTGCTCCATAAGTTGGGATCCAAGGCGGTTAAAGCCTGCAATCCATCTCACCATGTTGTCAATCTGAACGTGACACTTGTTCAAAAATTCAGTCTCATCCTTCTTCGTGTACTCAATGGCAAAGAACTCGCCGCCAACTCGGTAGAGTCCGACATATGCGGCCAGGTGGGTGGTGGGATAGGATTTGGTTCTCAGGTGCTTGACAAGCTTCTTTGCATAATTGTTCAGTGCGAATGCCCTGTCGGCAGTGAGAGGGTGGAGTAAGAATTGGTGATCACGAGAGATGAAGAGTCCAGTAGTGTCCATTCCGTCAGTTCGAATCCAGTTATTACATGCCTTCTTGAAATAGTGGTCCGATACGTTGAATAACTTTCTGAGGGCAGTGAAGTCTGGTTTGTTGAAGGCCTCGAagctgttattgttgatgTTATCAATAGACAGTCTCTTGAAATGGTCAAGAGAGTATTTATTCGAAGTACCGAATGTGGACTTGAGTTTGGAACAAAAAgtcttttccttttcaatgAGGGCACAGACGCCTTGAGTGAGGAATTTCAATTTGGCGATAAAGGAGTCGCTGAATTCTGCCTGGGATTTGTTCTTAGGAGCCAGTTCTCTAGCAATACGAGTGGGGATGTAGTTACCAGGCACCTTGGACGAGGAAGGcgaagtagaagtagtagtggtAGAAGTGGTCGAAGTACTAGCAGAAGAGGCACTAGACTTTTTAAAACAGTTGAAAAAACGTTTGATGCCCCTGAAGAGAGAGCCAAAAGTACTCTTGGAAGGTCCCCTGACTCCATTGTCCCCCATCGGGGAGAAAAAAGGATTGTGTTCATCAGAGAACATCAACACTTCTCCCTTTGGTTTAAGAGACTTTGGGTCATCATTAATGACCCCTTCAAGATTAGCTCTTCTACAATGGTCGAGCATTGGTTCTGATTAAGACGATGAAATGATGGATCAAGCCAAGTAATTGTTCCAAACcaatattaattaatgaTGGTGGAGTTAGACAACACGATGCAAGCTGTGTACTAGTCTAACAGTCTGAAAAAATCTTATTAGTGACAATGGATCAGATAACACAATAGAAGTTGTGTTGGTGAGTTTAACCAAAAGATATGACCGTGAAAAAGGTCAAATAAAGCTGTCAATGAAAATAGAGCACAACGAAAGTACTCTGCTACCACGAATTAAAACAGTGGAAAAATAGAGCTAGTCAAAGAGCCAGTAAGATCCTAGAAGAGATAAAAAGAATCTAATGGCACTAGCAATCGGAAAAAAGACACTTCCAGCACAAAATCAAGCTTTCAAAACTAAAGCCAACTGAACAATAAACAGTCAATCAGCCAGAACCTCGAAATAGTAGTCAGAGCttataaaaaaatccaacCGGTCAAAAAAATAGTAATACTCGCGGATCTGATGTCAACTGCAAAAAAATCTGGTGTAGGAAAGataaagaggaagaaacgATCTTTTCGAGAGGACGCACCGCCTATATATACAACCCACCCACCGGCCCATAACAGACCCCATCCCCATAACCCACCGTCTACCACGACGCCGCTTGACCCCATAACTTCACGGCATCTTGCAGCGGCAGCCGTGCGCCGGACGCTTCGGGCCCTGCTTATCTCGCATATGCAGGGGGCATGCAGGGACGATTGGCGATGAGATACCACTCCGGGcgggggacatgcctccggcggctggggctccgccccagaccccgtggctcctgcttcgcaggagatacgCGGGATCCCAATGATATTCAGAAGAAACCGGGTTTAATATCGCTGACCCATAGGACTACTTCTAAAGCATGCCGTTTATCGGGTTTTAGTATTTAATACAAATTATCACtaatataattaatatttcaAGGAGATTAATACAGAGATTGAGGCGAAAATACGAGTGGCTCGTTAGCAAGAGCTGACACTGAAAAAACAACTGATAAACAGCATCGAATCGGGCAGATTCCAGTAGAATCAGGGACCCGACgtctctcctgcgaagcaggagccacggggcctgaggcggagccccagccgccggaggcaggtggggATGCGAGTTTGAGGAGagattaataaattatgCAAAGAAATATGAGATAAATAGCGAACCGTCTAAGTGATTTTGATGCCGTAGACAGGACGGTGGGTCGGTTTCGGTTGAGAGGCGGCCATGGCGGCCACAGCAGACCGCGaggcggcagcagcagcctcccATTGACCGTCAGAGACCCAGCCAGCTTTGATGACTTTGAGAGCGTCAGCGAGATTAAGAGGTTGCCGCAGAGGACGTGCTTGTTGCACCAGACACTGGTATATTTTAGGGTACATCGACTGAGGCACGTTGACAAGCGCACTTTCTCGGTGAACAATCTGGTCCGATCCTTTCGTCCACTCGCGGCGAATCCGTTTCCATTCTTTATATCCGGGGTTAATGcgttcttcttcttcttcagcttcgTCGTCGGTCCGGAACTCGCCATCactgtcagcagcagtctctattgctgctggtgcgGTTTGCGACGTCGTAAGTGGTGGTCGCGAGGAGGTTGTAACGGGGCCTCGTTTAACATCTGAGATGACAGTTCCATTGGCGGCAACTCCTGGAGCTCCACTGTTTCCGTCGACTGCTGGCCCTGTagagccagcagcagcagtttgGTTATTAGCGACAGCATTGTTGTTTGTATcggcagcagaaacagcagtagcaggatTCACAGGAGGTTTAGAGGTGGACTCGGTGGTTTCCTGATCACGAGCAGCTTCTTTAGAACTGGGCATGTTTGactcgtcttcgtcgtcttctaaCTCTTCCCGTACTTTGGTCTCTTTTCCTTTATGGTCATGAATTTGTTTGTCTATGGTTGATGCTGTCAGGTCTTTTGCATTAGCATTAGCATTAACATCAGCAttctcatcagcatcagcagtggCCGTAGCAGTTGATTCGACtccagtggcagcagtagtgccagtatcagcagtgacagtggcagcagcagtagtagtagcagtagcggATGCAGTAGTAGAAACAGCTGATGGATCGGTACCAGCAGCGGCACTGGGAACTACAGATCCATTTACAGATGCAGCATTTCCAGTAGCATTATCAGACTTGACTGGGGCAGATGGCGATACTAAAGGAGTGCCGACATTCGAGTTAGTAGCCATTTGTTGATGGTAGTCGTTCACAAAATAACCCTCactttctcttctttcccCACCGCCATAAGAACTTCGAGTTCCACTTGGCGTTATAGGTggtgaataaatatttttcgaATTATTCGTCCCAGTTGGGAATAAGTAGCTGGGTTTGGACATTGAGCCGCTCGCCGCACCTGCACCCCCGCCGCCAGCCCCCGTCGACTGAACAGGGGTGATATAACGAGGCAAGAACAGCTGGTCGACAATAGAAGGAGCGTATGAATAGGCTGAGTTGGTCGATTGATAAGACACTGCAGTATCAGTTCGACGGAGTGCAGTGCCAGACATACTATTTCGTCGTTTTAGTTTCTGATTCTTctttgacgacgatgaccCAAACGCACTCTTGACCATCTTCTTGATAGCTTTAAACGGATTGAAACTCGATTTTTGCTGTTCCTCAACCACTGGCTCTTCAGAAGCAACCGAGTACTGAGAGTATCTCCGAGATTTTGTTGGCGCAGTAGTTGTCGCCGTCGAGAACGACGGCCTTAGATAGTCGGTCATAGTGCACGATGAGGCTGTTCAACAAGATAAGGTATAGACGACGGTATGGTTGTATGTTCTGTCTCAATTGTAGATAATATAATACAATAGAGCTTTGCCGAAAGGACTGTGACAACTTTTCGAAAACTTCtgtgttttttttagtAGAAAATTCTCTGGCCGATTTTCGATGCTAGATTGACGCTTATGCTCGACGAGACTGGTTGACTATATCCAGCAGCGAAACGAAAGTTTCGGTGAAAAATCCTGATCTCTGTTACCCCAGAGACACACGCACAACCAGCTAATTTCCACACAAGGTCCAAGAGAGATTCTGTAATCGTAACAGCTGAATTATATCTCCCGATCAGTTCACTGGTGGTACCTCTGATCCAAACGACAGGCCTACCAAAATCACTCTTTTCTCACTACTTCCTCACAAAAATCCGGTCGTATCaccaaactcaacaaaCACCCAGCACAGACCCGTGTTACTTGTATATCTCCAACCTCTTTAACCGGCTTTTCAGCAGATAATCAGATAAATGGGAAGTAATATCGAACGCCAAGCTGCCCTCCTGCTGGATCTACCGCCATGTCCTGCCGCGCCACGATAGGCACGATAACTGCTTCTTTGTTGTTATGTCTAATATGCTCGTATACGCTCGTCAGCCCTGCAGACCCGggctgctgcagctgccTGGTGGGCATACTtccgggctccgcccggaccttGTGTGTTCTTCCTTTGACGGGCcaacctgcctccggcggctggggctccgccccagaccccgttgctcgagcttcgctcgagtcacGTCTTGGACTCTCCCATTTTCGGCGGTCAGACGAAGTTGATGGCCTTGTCAGTGGTCTCGTGACCGGACCATTTCTGGATCAATGGTCGGTCCTGGTAAACAGACCATTGGGTCTGGTTGCCGGGACACGGCTGGTGAACAAGGCCACTGGCCAGCAAAGCCCGGAATGGTggattcaggggtaactcCCCGGCGAATGGTGCGGAATTACCGGCGGTAAGGGCCCCACTTTTAGTGCCACATGAGCGCTGGCCCTGAAGGTGCAGGTGCATGGAAGCCTGTCTTGCATGAGCCCGCCGCCGGCGGGGGatggggtgtgcctccggcggctggggctccgccccagaccctggttgctcctctcgctgcgctcgagtcgttacgtggGGGCGGGGTACTAACACACCCAGgagaatctcctgcgaagcaggagcaaccagggtctggggcagagccccagccgccggaggcacgtcccCTCCCCCAAGCAAGGTGGGGTATGAGGGGTGCGGGGTCGTAGCGGGGAAAGTCAATGCAAGGGTCAGGGGAGCGGGCATATGAAATGTGTCCGGGGGGATAGTTGGACTCGGTTTAGTAAGGGGTGAATCGCCGGATCGAAGGACAGCTGAGCGTTGACCGGCTGATTGCGGTGTGGGTAGTAGGGGTCGGTGATGGACGACGTCAGCAGATTTCCCACTAAAACTGATCAGCCGGTTTTATGCAAATACCGGTAAACTCTAAATGCAGGTCGAATCTGCTACTGGAGACCCACTGATCTGACCACTGATAGACATTAGGTCTGTGGTGACGCACTGGTCCTGGTCTCGTTATGTATCCTTCTTCCTGTCTTTTTTTACAAGTGTGAGActtctcaagaacaagctTTTTATTGGTTTAAAAGCATTAAAGCTAGAATAGTAGAATCAAATATAACATCCAGAATTTTGGTAGTGGTATCGGTAGGAGCAAGCTAATCTGGCTCGGGGCTAATCTACTACTATTAGAGCGATACCGGAGATAACAGCTATTTGGAGTTTCTGCAGTGTTATTTGTTGACAGGGCAGCAAATAAGTACTTTGGTGGTTCTTTTAATCTCGTTTATAGTTCAATTTAAATGAGAGAGGTGTGGAAGAGAGAGTGTAGAAAAGAGAGTTGAGGAGTCTGTCATAGCCAGATTAGATTGGTGGTAATAAGACGCAGTGCCGTGGTTTGGTGTGTTCTAACGGTGAGAAAGCTGATAAAGTTTGATATCTCGCCTGATTCTTAGTTTGTGGGGTCGACTTGGTTTAGAGTTCAATACCGTATCTTTCATTGGAGCTGTGAGGGCGGTTGGTATATTGTTAGCAGTTGGTTGATCTGATTTCGTTTTCCGATTTGTCTGTTCTGATTTCGTCTGCACAGGTTTTGTGTGGTTTGTCTTGCCTCTGGTAGGTTCTGTTTGATCGCCTCTGCTCAGGTTTTGtctggtttgttttttttctctggTCGGTCTTGTACTGGCTTGGGTGCAAAACTGTTGTATACCTGGTCTGGTCTGTTGTATCTGAActagttttttttatcttatCCACTTCTATCAACCTATTCATTTGTCAATGGCGGTTGCATCTCCACACCCCTCGTACTCCTCGTCACCGTGTGAGCCAGTTAGAATTATGGAGCAGTCTTTGGAGGAGGTAATCTACACTGACGGCTGTGTTCTGGATGATGGAAAAGCAGGATATGGAGCGTATTTTGGTCCTAATGATGCGAGAAATGCTAGCTATTTCTTCACTGATGGGCCCAGAGATCTACACCGAGCTGAAGCAAAGGCTATTTCTCTTGCACTTAACAGAGTGAGAAATGTACCCGAGGTAAGAGTCTTGTCTAATTCAGATGTTATTGTTGACGCTATTTACAGCAACGAGACAGGTGATCCTGAATGGTCAAGTGAAATAGGCGATATTAGAGTGCGGATTAATGTCCTAACCAAGAATAATATTCATGCTGAAGTTTACAAAATCGACAGCGATGAGATACCTGGATTTGTGCATGCTAGAAATCTAGCTTTCCAGGCAGCCAAGGCTTCGAAAGTTAAGGAGGTGACTGAAGACTTCTAACCAATGTATTATATTTTCCCGGGATTTTCGACCTTATTGGGTCATTCGCTATGAACATGGCACTTTCTGTTTGATTGATATAAGGATCAGTCGTACCAACTGGTCATCACACTACTCATTCCTTGGCTGGTCTGAGGACTTCGACATGGTCTGCCAGTTCTTTACAACTCTCCTTGTACTAGTGACACCAACTGTAACAGAACCATTCATCTCACTATCGCCATAGAATCATTCAAGATATCGACACAACGGCATCTTATGTAGAACGTATACGCTATATACGCTGCTGGGTAGTATTATATTGCATCAGCAATTACCGAGATCAATCCAAGGTTTCTCATTTACCTGCGAGATAATCGGCCTGTAGTTACGAATTGAATAAAAACTGCGAGCTACAACCGCAATTATTAAGAACTTTGTTTCAAATGTTGAAAACTACTCGGATTTGAGCTGTGGCTGATGCAGTGATCGCCAGGTTTACTTTGGCACCTTTACGTCAGAATCTGTCCCACAAACGTAATATTCcataataaaaaacaatcaGTTGTAGTGTTTAGAGCTTATAGTAGGTacttcaacaaaaatttCACAAATTTTCAGTCGAATATCAGACTTTTTTCCACAATAGCTCTCAGCTCGCATTTTACCTAATCGCTCTGTGAAACCCGATAACTGCTTGGATAAGAAGTGCAGTTGTCGATCGCTGCGAACTACCGTCTCAGCCCCTGCTCGAATCTACATCAGCATTTCAACTCAGCTCCAAAATTACGAGCTTTATTTTACACGACCTTTCTTCAAAAAAGACAGACAGTAGATATTCTATTATCTTATTCACATCGTTCATTCCTGCTTCAACGGGAACAGAACTGACTACTAAACAATGGCAGTAACAAAATATTCACAAAGACCCGTCACTACGTGTGAGCCCTGCAGACGTCTTAAGCGCAAATGTGACTTCAGAACTATTGAAAATGGCGGACCCTGTTCGAATTGTGTGATGCGAAAGATCGAAGACCAATGCCAGCTACCCAATATAGCGACTTTGGCAAGTAGCGCCAGCCAATCGCCTGTGGAAAAAATGGTTGGCATGTCGGTATTTTCAGATTCATCAGCAGGTGGTTTATCGACTGGTTCCAGTATTCCGGCTTCTTCTCCTAATCCACATCTCAATTTTCCTACTCAATTTCTAATAGCTTGTCTTACAAGGTATATCCAAACTCCGGAACTATCGTTTTTTGTggacgaagaagctgcCATGTTCGCGCTGATAGAACTGTCTGCCGGCAGGTCCGATCTAATAGCTCTATCTTCTCTGTATGCCATGTGTGCACAAATAATACTCCGTAGAGGTGCAACTGTATCAGCAGAGTTTGGATTCGAAGGCAATCGTATCCAGTTATGTGAGACACTGTTCAATCTACATCTGCTTGTTTATGACAAAGCAGAGTACTCTATAAAGAATGGTCTTCAGTTTATCGAGGCTCTCATCCTTCGTACAAACTATTATGCTGATACCGAACGATATCAAGATGCCATGGAAACATATCAACGTGCACTGGCAATGTATACCGAGAATGCCAGTTATCTGGATACCCTACATTTATCTGTCAATCCGATGAACCAGGCTAGAATCAAACGTCAGCTAACCCTAGATAAAATGTATCTTGGCTTGTGTACTGTGGAGTCTGTGATTGCCAATGAAAAAGGTGGGATCCCTTCTCTGGCTGAGTATAGAGAGGGTACATTGAAATTTGCCGATTTCACTCTAGAAAGGCGGTGGAAAGTGCTATGTCTATCCAGAAAGGCTTCAATGCTACTCAGTAAAGCAGGTCCTAATCAAGCAGATACTGTGGCTTGCTCGGAGTTTGCTGAGTTTGAGAAAGAAGCCCTATCCAGCATTAATTATATCGATACAGTGGAAGGACAACTTCACCCTTATGGCCAGTTAGAGCTGTACACATTGCtcataaaaataatcaccAGACGGGTACTGTCAAAACATACCGACGAATCAGAACCTCTTCAGACTGTTCTAAACAAGGCAGCACATTTTGGAGTGGAATTTGCTATTAGAATGGAAACTTTCCTTTCTCTCGGTCGTCAAACTCCTTATGGTGTATCTTGTATGGGTTCAGCGCCGTACCTAGCGTATTCGGTGTTCCAAGGTTTGACTTGTATCTGGATGCTATCAAAGTTTTGCAAacgtttatttattttggaGCCCAATTTTGAGAGCATCAACGAGCGACTATGGACTGCCATTGAATCAGTTCGAAACGATTCTAAAATTTGTAAATTTACAATCACTTTGTTCCACGGTCTAGATCTAC
The Sugiyamaella lignohabitans strain CBS 10342 chromosome A, complete sequence genome window above contains:
- a CDS encoding uncharacterized protein (similar to ribonuclease H): MAVASPHPSYSSSPCEPVRIMEQSLEEVIYTDGCVLDDGKAGYGAYFGPNDARNASYFFTDGPRDLHRAEAKAISLALNRVRNVPEVRVLSNSDVIVDAIYSNETGDPEWSSEIGDIRVRINVLTKNNIHAEVYKIDSDEIPGFVHARNLAFQAAKASKVKEVTEDF